One part of the Sorangiineae bacterium MSr11954 genome encodes these proteins:
- a CDS encoding serine/threonine protein kinase yields MRGPHGFNKLVVLKVPRDTVASDPNLLSMFHEEARLAARLNHANVVQTYEVIHEEGRDITVMEYLDGQPLHKVLARGRKTGNPLPLGMHLRLISEVLTGLHYAHEAKDYDGKALELVHRDVSPPNIFITFDGGVKVLDFGIAKAVTSLHETQIGTFKGRIRYMPPEQLMGNKIDRRADIFALGAILWDAAVGEGMWKGRTDVEVISAVVGDEVPSPKSIHASVPDELDAIVRKAMAHDPKDRYANCLELQADVEAFLGKLPEKYTSRDLATYMTTVFAQLREERQRIIESQLAKVASLPTGEYRALDQMELPRSLANLASSGVPSGSTTPSGARSIDSLTAGSLPGSLTGSLTGRTIPSNAAISIAAPPKRSGAITVLAIVGALALLGGAVVVGKSLKSESGPDPSAQASSPNTNDTTRSTGTSMTGSNTPSTSVVAVLRAEPSDAKLYWDDTPLTGNPSIQRGPKDTTSTHVVRAEAKGYLSKSTTVMMHADSDIVLRLEKEPQAPTTYTRPSRGPSRAAKEPAVAAVAPAPPPPQPPAANSSAPSAAKPEADPKANKKQARPIDSNDPWAK; encoded by the coding sequence ATGCGGGGGCCTCACGGCTTCAACAAGCTCGTGGTGCTCAAGGTCCCGCGCGACACGGTCGCGTCGGATCCGAATTTGCTGTCGATGTTTCATGAGGAGGCCCGCCTCGCGGCGCGGCTCAATCACGCGAACGTCGTGCAAACCTACGAGGTCATTCACGAAGAGGGTCGCGACATCACGGTCATGGAGTATCTGGACGGGCAACCGCTCCACAAGGTGCTCGCACGGGGACGAAAAACGGGAAATCCACTCCCGCTCGGCATGCACCTTCGCCTCATTAGCGAGGTGCTGACCGGCCTGCACTACGCGCACGAGGCGAAGGACTACGACGGCAAGGCCCTCGAGCTCGTCCACCGCGATGTGTCGCCACCGAATATTTTCATCACCTTCGATGGCGGCGTGAAGGTGCTCGACTTCGGGATCGCCAAAGCCGTCACGTCGCTGCACGAGACGCAGATCGGCACGTTCAAAGGGAGGATTCGCTACATGCCTCCCGAACAGTTGATGGGCAACAAGATCGATCGGCGCGCCGACATCTTCGCCCTCGGTGCGATCCTTTGGGACGCCGCCGTCGGTGAAGGCATGTGGAAGGGCCGGACCGACGTGGAGGTGATCAGCGCCGTGGTCGGCGACGAGGTCCCCAGCCCCAAGAGCATCCACGCCAGCGTGCCCGACGAGCTCGACGCCATCGTCCGCAAAGCGATGGCGCACGATCCGAAGGATCGCTACGCCAACTGCCTCGAGCTCCAAGCCGACGTCGAAGCGTTCTTGGGGAAGCTTCCGGAGAAGTACACGTCGCGCGATCTCGCCACGTACATGACGACCGTCTTCGCGCAGCTGCGCGAGGAGCGGCAGCGCATCATCGAGAGCCAGCTCGCCAAGGTGGCCTCGCTCCCCACGGGCGAGTACCGGGCGCTCGATCAAATGGAGCTCCCGCGGTCGCTGGCCAACTTGGCGTCGTCGGGCGTGCCCAGCGGCTCGACCACGCCTTCGGGCGCGCGCTCGATCGATTCGCTCACCGCGGGCTCGCTCCCGGGCTCCCTGACCGGCTCCCTCACGGGCCGAACGATCCCCAGCAACGCCGCCATCTCCATCGCGGCCCCGCCCAAGCGCTCTGGTGCGATCACGGTGCTGGCGATCGTGGGCGCGCTCGCGCTGCTCGGCGGGGCCGTCGTCGTCGGAAAGTCGCTCAAGAGCGAGAGCGGGCCCGATCCCTCGGCGCAAGCGTCTTCACCGAACACGAACGACACCACACGGTCGACCGGCACCAGCATGACCGGATCGAACACGCCCAGCACGTCAGTGGTCGCGGTGCTGCGCGCGGAGCCGAGCGACGCAAAGCTCTATTGGGACGACACGCCGCTCACGGGCAATCCCTCCATTCAACGAGGGCCGAAGGATACGACGTCCACGCACGTGGTGCGTGCAGAGGCCAAAGGCTACCTCTCGAAGTCCACGACGGTGATGATGCACGCGGACAGCGACATCGTGCTCCGGCTCGAGAAAGAGCCCCAGGCCCCGACGACGTACACCCGCCCGTCGCGCGGGCCCTCGCGCGCCGCGAAGGAGCCGGCGGTGGCCGCGGTCGCACCGGCGCCGCCGCCCCCGCAGCCGCCGGCCGCGAACTCCAGCGCGCCCTCCGCGGCGAAGCCGGAGGCGGATCCCAAAGCGAACAAGAAACAGGCTCGCCCGATCGATTCCAATGATCCCTGGGCCAAATGA
- a CDS encoding ATP-binding cassette domain-containing protein translates to MRVELRQISKRFGAVQANDGISLTLQPGSIHGLLGENGAGKSTLAGILSGLVRRDTGTIELDGRPAILDTPARALAAGIGMLHQEPHDFPELTVLENFVAARPGPFLFAGKRKRESRDKLLELMRSFGFSLDPDERAGRLTMGERQQLELLGLLSLGVRTLILDEPTTGISSQQKESLFTALQQLAADGCSVLLVSHKLPDVQALCHRVSILRRGKLVGEAELPITSERLVEMMFGSAAAARPRKPATAVSEAEAVRLERPQAVRGRLRLQMKRFVARKGEIVGLCGLEGSGQSLLLELCAGLLPMREGRLRVGDVDLTGRPYRAFLRAGVAYVPADRVREGLIGGFSIEEHVALRSPARGFFLRTKEMTRAAEKAIETFRIRGTPQSRAEQLSGGNQQRTQLALLPPELSLLLMEHPTRGLDIESTQWVWQQLIARCQSGTAIVFASSDLDEVMTYSDRIIAFSGGHASRPIAASELTLDRLGRMIGGQLGDDEDEAARS, encoded by the coding sequence ATGCGTGTCGAGCTTCGCCAGATCTCCAAACGCTTCGGGGCCGTGCAGGCGAACGATGGCATCTCGCTCACCCTCCAGCCGGGCTCGATCCACGGCCTTTTGGGCGAGAACGGGGCGGGCAAGAGCACCTTGGCCGGCATCCTGAGCGGGCTCGTTCGCCGGGATACGGGCACCATCGAGCTCGATGGCCGCCCCGCCATCCTCGACACGCCGGCCCGGGCCCTCGCCGCCGGCATCGGCATGCTCCACCAGGAGCCCCACGATTTCCCCGAGCTCACGGTCCTCGAGAACTTCGTGGCCGCGCGCCCGGGGCCTTTTCTTTTTGCCGGTAAGCGAAAACGGGAGTCGCGCGACAAGCTCCTGGAGCTGATGCGCAGCTTTGGCTTTTCGCTCGACCCCGACGAGCGCGCAGGCCGGCTCACCATGGGGGAGCGGCAGCAATTGGAGCTCCTGGGGCTCTTATCCCTGGGCGTACGCACCTTGATTTTGGACGAGCCGACCACCGGTATCTCCAGCCAACAAAAGGAGTCGCTCTTCACCGCGCTCCAGCAGCTCGCCGCGGACGGCTGCTCGGTGCTGCTGGTGTCGCACAAGCTGCCGGACGTCCAGGCACTGTGCCACCGGGTGAGCATTTTGCGGCGGGGCAAGCTGGTGGGGGAGGCGGAGCTGCCCATCACCTCGGAGCGCTTGGTCGAAATGATGTTCGGCTCCGCGGCCGCCGCCCGACCGCGCAAGCCCGCCACCGCGGTCTCCGAGGCCGAGGCGGTTCGCCTCGAGCGCCCCCAGGCCGTCCGCGGGCGCCTGCGGCTCCAGATGAAACGGTTCGTCGCCCGCAAGGGCGAAATCGTAGGCCTTTGTGGTCTGGAGGGCAGCGGGCAGTCGCTCCTGCTCGAGCTCTGCGCGGGGCTCTTGCCCATGCGCGAAGGGCGGCTTCGGGTCGGCGACGTCGATCTGACGGGCCGCCCGTACCGCGCCTTTCTTCGCGCGGGGGTCGCGTACGTCCCGGCGGATCGGGTGCGCGAGGGGCTCATCGGCGGATTTTCCATCGAGGAGCACGTGGCCTTGCGTTCGCCCGCGCGCGGGTTTTTTCTTCGCACCAAGGAGATGACCCGCGCCGCCGAAAAAGCCATCGAGACCTTTCGCATCCGCGGCACCCCGCAGTCCCGCGCGGAGCAGCTCTCGGGCGGCAACCAACAGCGCACGCAGCTGGCGCTCCTGCCGCCGGAGCTCTCGCTTCTGCTGATGGAGCACCCCACGCGCGGCCTCGACATCGAGTCGACCCAGTGGGTGTGGCAGCAGCTGATCGCGCGCTGCCAGAGCGGCACCGCCATCGTGTTCGCGTCCTCCGATCTGGACGAGGTCATGACGTACAGCGATCGGATCATCGCCTTCAGCGGAGGGCACGCGTCGCGGCCCATCGCGGCCTCGGAGCTGACCTTGGATCGCCTCGGGCGCATGATCGGCGGCCAGCTCGGCGACGACGAGGACGAGGCGGCCCGATCGTGA
- a CDS encoding carbohydate-binding domain-containing protein has product MTRSLLGISTIVASAWIAGCQGDAGVVSQPETEPGDLGASESGESRESSLQTRASGPDIAITFRPVDNTAADDGSFFRGELTIENRSGIRLDASGWQIYFSFVRRILNDGEGNATYKQNLAAQGLKVQKGGAARSGEYFVLEPLANFVPIPPGGKRVIPFLAENWAIVKTDAPGGFHIVFPPSTQAWALKASTVWDASDPKQTKRFPGDVVPTQTPALRYEENAPLDRVDLDPASSLIPRPKSVTTGSGQYRLGGKIGIDYQRGLAKEANYLKSALGDVLAGSVETHERSRCGSEIRLVLDPQGSFGAEGYSLSIDPEKGIEIRGADSAGVFYGIQTLRQLVPVDAYQAATRPGGKKTSVQLPEIDISDTPLFSYRGMMLDVGRHFQSKQTVKKLLDVLAFHKINKFHFRLTEDEGWRLEIPGIPELTTFGARRGYDPDEKQQLHQGFASANDLGGGDNIQGKARNETEANGGKEPTYQGFEQATLNYVGKGSGFYTTKEFEEILAYATERHIDVIPEIDVPGHARAAVRSMEHRYAKYAATDPVKASQYRLADPNDTSKHTSVQGYTDNFVNPCLSSSYAFLAKVVREIKARYDAVPGAKLTLIHGGGDELPSLSNNVWWQGSPLCKANPETKDLGDEQLKDHFFKKFHPIITATGARMTGWDDIIHNGLQLEGFVPMPWSNVWQWGREDDAYKYANEGRSVILSHATNLYMDLAYNKDPDEPGYYWANFVDDSKTFNYLPFDVFAIATHNRMGHPIAPSEWDNKVRLTAAGRANVLGMHGLLFAENVKSPELVEYFAFPKILGVAERAWNTHTPTAADLPAAWKQFVNTLGQAALPRLDFYRPVDVRRELPRSTGINYRIPLPGAKVVNGQLLANVRYPGFNIEYSTNNGATFVPYTGPTGVSGTVLVRAKALNGHVGRTAKVN; this is encoded by the coding sequence ATGACAAGGTCCCTGCTAGGTATTTCGACCATCGTAGCTTCCGCGTGGATTGCAGGGTGCCAGGGGGACGCTGGGGTGGTCTCGCAACCGGAGACGGAGCCCGGCGATCTCGGCGCCAGCGAATCGGGCGAATCGCGCGAATCGAGCCTGCAGACACGCGCGAGCGGGCCCGATATCGCCATTACGTTCCGGCCGGTGGACAATACGGCGGCGGATGACGGTTCGTTCTTCCGCGGTGAGCTGACCATCGAGAACCGGAGCGGAATTCGCCTCGATGCCAGCGGCTGGCAAATCTATTTCAGCTTCGTCCGTCGTATTTTGAACGATGGCGAAGGCAACGCCACCTACAAACAGAATTTGGCCGCCCAGGGGCTCAAAGTCCAAAAGGGCGGCGCGGCCCGGAGCGGCGAGTACTTCGTGCTCGAGCCGCTCGCCAACTTCGTCCCCATCCCGCCCGGTGGAAAGCGCGTCATCCCGTTTCTCGCGGAGAACTGGGCGATCGTGAAGACCGACGCGCCGGGGGGCTTTCACATCGTCTTTCCGCCGAGCACCCAGGCCTGGGCGCTCAAAGCGTCCACCGTGTGGGATGCCTCGGATCCCAAGCAGACCAAGCGCTTCCCGGGCGACGTCGTCCCCACGCAGACGCCCGCCCTGCGCTACGAGGAGAACGCGCCGCTCGATCGGGTCGATCTCGATCCGGCCAGCAGCTTGATCCCGAGGCCGAAATCGGTGACCACCGGGTCCGGGCAATACCGGCTCGGCGGGAAAATCGGGATCGACTACCAGCGCGGCCTCGCCAAAGAGGCCAACTACTTGAAGTCTGCCCTGGGCGACGTTCTCGCGGGCTCGGTGGAGACGCACGAGCGCAGCCGGTGTGGCTCGGAGATCCGGCTGGTGCTCGATCCGCAGGGCAGCTTCGGGGCGGAGGGGTACTCCTTGAGCATCGATCCCGAGAAGGGCATCGAGATCCGCGGCGCGGACTCCGCGGGCGTCTTTTACGGCATCCAGACGCTTCGCCAGCTCGTCCCCGTCGACGCTTACCAGGCCGCGACCCGCCCCGGCGGGAAGAAGACGTCGGTGCAGCTCCCGGAGATCGACATCTCCGACACGCCGCTCTTTTCGTATCGCGGCATGATGCTCGATGTCGGGCGCCACTTCCAGTCCAAGCAGACCGTCAAGAAGTTGCTCGACGTGCTGGCCTTCCACAAGATCAACAAGTTCCATTTCCGCCTGACGGAAGACGAGGGCTGGCGCCTCGAAATCCCGGGCATCCCCGAGCTGACGACCTTTGGCGCGCGTCGCGGCTACGATCCGGACGAGAAACAGCAGCTTCACCAGGGCTTTGCCTCGGCGAACGATCTGGGTGGCGGCGACAACATCCAGGGCAAGGCGCGCAACGAGACCGAGGCCAACGGCGGCAAGGAGCCCACCTACCAGGGCTTTGAGCAGGCCACCCTCAACTACGTGGGCAAAGGCTCCGGCTTCTACACGACCAAGGAGTTCGAGGAGATCCTGGCCTACGCGACCGAGCGCCACATCGATGTCATCCCGGAGATCGATGTGCCGGGCCATGCGCGCGCCGCCGTCCGGTCCATGGAGCACCGGTATGCGAAGTACGCGGCCACCGATCCGGTGAAGGCGTCGCAATACCGTTTGGCCGATCCGAACGATACGTCGAAGCACACCAGCGTCCAGGGATACACCGACAACTTCGTGAATCCTTGTTTGAGCTCCTCGTACGCCTTCCTCGCCAAGGTGGTGCGCGAGATCAAGGCGCGCTACGACGCGGTCCCCGGCGCGAAGCTCACCTTGATCCACGGCGGCGGCGACGAGCTGCCCTCGCTCAGCAACAACGTTTGGTGGCAGGGCTCGCCGCTATGCAAGGCCAACCCGGAGACGAAGGACTTGGGCGACGAGCAGCTCAAGGACCACTTCTTCAAGAAGTTTCACCCGATCATCACGGCCACCGGCGCGCGCATGACGGGATGGGACGACATCATCCACAACGGGCTGCAGCTCGAAGGCTTCGTCCCGATGCCCTGGAGCAACGTCTGGCAGTGGGGTCGCGAGGACGACGCCTACAAGTATGCCAACGAAGGCCGATCCGTGATTCTGTCGCACGCCACCAATTTGTATATGGACCTGGCGTACAACAAAGATCCCGATGAGCCGGGGTACTACTGGGCAAACTTCGTCGACGACAGCAAGACGTTCAATTACCTCCCGTTCGACGTCTTCGCCATCGCCACCCACAACCGAATGGGACATCCCATCGCCCCCAGCGAATGGGACAACAAGGTCCGCTTGACCGCGGCCGGTCGCGCCAATGTGCTCGGCATGCACGGGTTGCTCTTTGCCGAGAACGTCAAGAGCCCCGAGCTGGTCGAGTACTTCGCGTTCCCCAAGATCCTCGGCGTGGCCGAGCGCGCGTGGAACACCCACACGCCGACGGCTGCCGATCTGCCCGCGGCGTGGAAGCAGTTCGTGAACACCTTGGGCCAGGCGGCGCTTCCGCGCTTGGACTTCTATCGTCCCGTGGATGTGCGGCGCGAGCTTCCGCGGAGCACCGGGATCAATTACCGCATTCCGCTCCCGGGCGCGAAAGTCGTCAATGGCCAGCTCTTGGCCAATGTGCGCTATCCCGGTTTCAACATCGAATATTCCACGAACAACGGCGCCACCTTCGTGCCCTACACGGGGCCGACCGGGGTGTCGGGGACCGTGCTGGTTCGGGCGAAGGCGCTGAACGGGCACGTCGGCCGTACGGCCAAGGTGAATTGA
- a CDS encoding BMP family ABC transporter substrate-binding protein, translating to MLRRPLLSWFMGLSVLTFGCSVIVEKDVKGKGLGVQCNTSSECHVGSCDDGVCVASCDGNGDCPASTKCFAGKCQKPLNVSALWVGVVSGGEGWTLTHQEGVTAAKERLPYINYKFQESVISDLDITNAVEKAVNEEKADVILLNSYSQRAKMLELAKKHEKVKFLNCQGYQAQKPNVAAYAAHEEQAWWVAGVVAAQRAQNKIGYIGSFITPEVVRHISAFLLGARSVKPQITLEVAWIGFWSDWKPTRTYNYNGPLALNKSGGDSVYREELLTYRLIDDGAEVIAHGADNQRSVRLIETLYKSGRLKDANGQPRVYSVSNDNRNAYKELDANGLPNGAPLQTCLGSPFWNWTPMYVSMFSEIHRGTWQPVNRNDPMTNDPAQSVPGFNLNPTAQGIDDSVVRKYVNEISTRGWQFVFNGPYPTNGQRDSNVDGVVDSKDKQSFDAGEQMSEDEYKSMCWFPQGVYERKDPTKGAGDPGYSLVQARVPDAQRIQTDPSFINDLEGPPEVPASAVADCTLNK from the coding sequence ATGCTGCGTAGACCTTTGCTTTCGTGGTTCATGGGACTGTCGGTCCTCACCTTCGGTTGCTCCGTCATCGTCGAGAAAGACGTCAAAGGGAAGGGCCTCGGGGTCCAGTGCAACACCAGCAGCGAATGCCACGTGGGGAGCTGCGACGACGGTGTTTGCGTGGCGTCCTGCGACGGCAACGGCGATTGCCCGGCGTCGACCAAGTGCTTTGCCGGCAAATGCCAAAAGCCGCTCAACGTCTCGGCCCTCTGGGTCGGCGTCGTCTCCGGCGGCGAGGGCTGGACCTTGACCCATCAAGAAGGCGTGACGGCGGCCAAGGAGAGGCTCCCGTACATCAATTACAAGTTCCAAGAGTCGGTCATATCGGACTTGGATATCACCAATGCCGTCGAGAAAGCCGTAAACGAAGAGAAGGCCGACGTCATCCTGCTCAATTCGTACAGCCAACGCGCCAAGATGCTCGAGCTGGCCAAGAAGCACGAGAAGGTCAAGTTCCTCAACTGCCAGGGCTATCAAGCCCAAAAGCCGAACGTGGCCGCCTACGCCGCGCACGAGGAGCAAGCGTGGTGGGTCGCGGGGGTCGTGGCGGCGCAGCGCGCCCAGAACAAGATCGGGTACATCGGCTCGTTCATCACCCCCGAGGTCGTCCGCCACATCAGCGCATTCCTCCTCGGGGCGCGCTCGGTGAAGCCGCAGATCACGCTCGAAGTGGCGTGGATTGGATTCTGGTCCGATTGGAAACCGACCAGGACGTACAATTACAATGGACCGCTGGCGCTCAACAAGTCGGGCGGCGACAGCGTCTACCGCGAGGAGCTCCTCACCTATCGGCTCATCGACGACGGCGCAGAGGTCATCGCGCACGGCGCCGACAACCAGAGGAGCGTGCGCCTGATCGAGACCTTGTACAAGAGCGGCAGGCTCAAGGACGCCAACGGGCAGCCCAGGGTCTATTCGGTCAGCAACGACAATCGAAACGCCTACAAAGAGCTGGACGCCAACGGCCTGCCCAACGGCGCGCCGCTGCAGACGTGCCTGGGGAGCCCGTTCTGGAACTGGACGCCCATGTACGTCTCGATGTTCTCGGAGATCCACCGGGGGACCTGGCAACCCGTGAACCGGAACGACCCGATGACCAACGATCCGGCGCAGAGCGTCCCGGGCTTCAACCTCAATCCCACGGCGCAGGGCATCGACGATAGCGTGGTGCGTAAATACGTGAACGAAATCTCGACCCGCGGCTGGCAGTTCGTGTTCAACGGCCCCTACCCCACCAACGGCCAGCGCGACTCCAACGTGGACGGCGTGGTCGACTCCAAGGACAAGCAGTCCTTCGACGCCGGCGAGCAGATGAGCGAGGACGAGTACAAGTCCATGTGCTGGTTCCCGCAGGGCGTGTATGAACGAAAAGATCCCACCAAGGGCGCCGGCGATCCTGGCTACAGCCTGGTCCAGGCCCGCGTCCCCGACGCGCAGCGTATCCAGACCGATCCGTCGTTCATCAACGATCTCGAGGGCCCGCCCGAAGTCCCCGCGTCCGCGGTGGCCGACTGCACGCTGAATAAATAG
- a CDS encoding ricin-type beta-trefoil lectin domain protein, protein MRPRGSTPSGTWRGCRGSAFSYTTFAYSSLVLSGPIGGSTVTVAFDVTNTGSRTGEEVPQIYVGFPSAAGEPPRQLAGFEKVTLAPDQKKRVSVILERRTFSTWDTSSQSWIVPGGAHSIKVGASSRDIRLSGTAFVTAAGPRAGAIRGIAEQCIDVDGAQTANGTAVQLYACNGTGAQRWIVADDGSLRALGKCFDVTNGSFTPGQPIQLYDCNDTDAQRWRVDTTGAIVNIASGLCVDTRGGGSSERTRLVIHTCSAAPSQRWVLP, encoded by the coding sequence ATGCGCCCTCGGGGGAGCACGCCGTCGGGTACGTGGCGGGGGTGCCGCGGCTCGGCATTTTCGTATACGACCTTTGCCTATTCGAGCTTGGTCCTGAGCGGGCCCATCGGCGGCAGCACCGTCACGGTCGCCTTCGACGTGACGAACACCGGCAGCCGCACGGGCGAGGAGGTGCCGCAGATCTATGTCGGATTTCCGAGCGCCGCCGGGGAGCCGCCGAGGCAGCTCGCGGGGTTCGAGAAGGTCACCTTGGCGCCGGACCAGAAGAAGCGCGTCTCCGTCATTCTCGAGCGGCGGACCTTCTCGACCTGGGATACGTCCTCGCAATCGTGGATCGTGCCGGGCGGCGCTCATTCGATCAAGGTCGGAGCGTCGTCGCGGGATATCCGACTTTCGGGTACGGCGTTCGTGACCGCGGCAGGCCCGCGCGCCGGGGCCATTCGAGGCATCGCGGAGCAATGCATCGACGTGGACGGCGCGCAGACGGCCAACGGCACCGCCGTGCAGCTCTATGCGTGCAATGGAACGGGCGCGCAGCGATGGATCGTCGCCGACGACGGGTCGCTGCGCGCGCTGGGCAAATGCTTCGACGTGACGAATGGGAGCTTTACGCCGGGGCAGCCCATTCAGCTCTACGACTGCAACGATACGGACGCCCAGCGCTGGCGGGTCGATACCACGGGCGCCATCGTCAATATCGCATCGGGGCTCTGCGTCGATACCCGCGGCGGCGGCTCCTCGGAGCGCACCAGGCTCGTGATCCATACGTGCAGCGCGGCCCCGAGCCAGCGCTGGGTTCTTCCTTGA
- a CDS encoding PEGA domain-containing protein, with translation MTRSFIRFLPSQRTTLLRSIAALLCAAVLSISSGALAQGNGGADEAQMRFKRGLELYEEQDFPNALIEFRRAYELQPTYKILYNLGQVCFQLTEYACALRNFEKYLKEGGSNVSNDRRAEVERDIAKLQTRIGRIEIVTNVAGVDITVDETYIGKTPLDGPIPVGAGRRKITAAKEGRAPLTRVVEVAGTESTRVELDLVSNVVTVTSDGGPSKWTTLSTVGVVAAGGLAVIGATTGILALKASSDLKDQKFVGESPDDPTKDQQSKVKTLSLLTDVFLGAAVVTLGTTLILTFIRDPKAEAAEKKDEAKKSAWQRLEFGIAPGRVSVGGSF, from the coding sequence ATGACGCGATCCTTTATTCGTTTCCTGCCTTCCCAACGAACAACTCTTCTCCGCTCCATCGCCGCGCTGCTCTGCGCCGCGGTCCTGTCGATCTCGAGCGGCGCGCTCGCGCAGGGGAACGGGGGCGCCGACGAAGCGCAAATGCGCTTCAAGCGCGGGCTCGAGCTCTACGAAGAGCAGGACTTCCCCAACGCGCTCATCGAGTTCCGGCGCGCCTACGAGCTGCAGCCCACGTACAAGATCCTCTACAACCTGGGCCAGGTGTGCTTTCAGCTCACCGAGTACGCCTGCGCGCTCCGCAACTTCGAGAAGTACCTGAAAGAGGGCGGCTCCAACGTGTCGAACGATCGGCGCGCGGAGGTCGAACGCGACATCGCCAAGCTCCAGACGCGCATCGGCCGCATCGAGATCGTCACCAACGTGGCGGGCGTCGACATCACGGTCGACGAGACCTACATCGGCAAGACGCCCCTCGATGGTCCGATCCCGGTGGGCGCGGGCCGGCGCAAGATCACGGCCGCCAAGGAGGGGCGCGCCCCGCTCACGCGCGTGGTCGAGGTGGCGGGCACCGAATCGACGCGGGTGGAGCTCGACTTGGTGAGCAACGTGGTGACGGTCACCTCGGACGGCGGCCCGTCGAAGTGGACGACCTTGTCCACGGTGGGTGTGGTGGCGGCCGGCGGCCTGGCGGTGATCGGGGCCACCACCGGGATCCTGGCGCTCAAGGCGTCGAGCGATTTGAAGGATCAGAAGTTCGTCGGCGAGAGCCCCGACGACCCCACGAAGGATCAGCAGTCGAAGGTGAAGACGCTCTCGCTCCTGACGGACGTCTTCCTCGGCGCGGCCGTCGTCACCCTCGGCACCACCCTGATCTTGACCTTCATCCGCGATCCGAAGGCCGAGGCGGCCGAGAAGAAAGACGAGGCGAAAAAGAGCGCTTGGCAGCGGCTCGAATTTGGAATTGCTCCGGGCCGCGTATCCGTTGGAGGTAGCTTCTGA
- a CDS encoding BMP family ABC transporter substrate-binding protein, whose protein sequence is MASLAPFASALVGCKGNSETQGKATPAASSASSAANAANAANPANAANSPYVVGMVLVGPWNDHGWNQSHFEGIKAAIDKIPNVKFEFVDKVNPADRPNVKGSQVADDLIARGAKFIVFNSDDYKDDALDIAKKYPDVTVVHISGDYAWKDGKNYKNQKNLGNIMGDIESAQGIGGCAAALGTETGKIGYLGPLVNDETRRLVSSAYLGAKYCWEKYRKKPVKDLTFKVTWIGFWFNIPGVTLDPTKVSDDYYNGGYDVVMTGLDTPEAAVQAKKAVEAGKRVRYLHYDFKKGCDVAPDACLGVVYYNWTPSYLDAIQKAKEGKFVGDFVRPAPDYANMNGESSSIGFEFGKALGDKKAQLEELIKGLGDKSVNFFTGPQKFQDGSDFLQPGEVATVQKIWYMPQLLQGITGTSGTTKK, encoded by the coding sequence TTGGCGTCGCTCGCGCCCTTCGCCAGCGCGTTGGTCGGTTGCAAGGGAAACTCCGAAACGCAAGGAAAAGCGACTCCCGCAGCGTCGAGCGCCAGCTCCGCGGCCAATGCGGCCAATGCGGCCAATCCGGCCAATGCGGCCAATTCTCCTTACGTGGTGGGTATGGTGCTCGTGGGGCCCTGGAACGACCACGGCTGGAATCAGTCGCATTTCGAGGGAATCAAGGCCGCGATCGACAAAATCCCCAATGTCAAGTTCGAATTCGTGGACAAGGTCAATCCGGCCGACCGGCCCAATGTCAAGGGTTCTCAGGTCGCCGACGACTTGATTGCCCGGGGCGCCAAGTTCATTGTTTTCAATTCCGATGACTACAAGGACGACGCCCTGGACATCGCCAAGAAGTACCCGGACGTGACCGTCGTCCACATCTCCGGCGACTACGCCTGGAAAGATGGAAAGAACTACAAGAATCAAAAAAATCTCGGCAATATCATGGGCGATATCGAGTCGGCCCAGGGCATCGGAGGCTGCGCGGCCGCCCTCGGCACGGAGACGGGCAAAATCGGCTACCTCGGCCCGCTGGTGAACGACGAGACCCGGCGGCTGGTGTCCTCGGCCTACCTGGGCGCCAAATACTGCTGGGAGAAATACCGAAAGAAGCCCGTCAAGGATTTGACGTTCAAGGTCACCTGGATCGGTTTCTGGTTCAATATCCCCGGTGTCACACTCGATCCGACAAAGGTCTCGGACGACTACTACAATGGCGGATACGACGTGGTCATGACGGGTCTGGACACGCCCGAGGCCGCTGTTCAGGCCAAAAAGGCGGTCGAGGCGGGCAAGAGGGTCCGTTACCTCCATTACGACTTCAAGAAGGGGTGCGACGTAGCGCCCGACGCCTGCCTGGGCGTCGTTTATTATAACTGGACTCCGTCCTACCTGGACGCAATTCAGAAGGCGAAAGAAGGAAAGTTCGTCGGCGACTTCGTCCGCCCGGCGCCCGATTACGCCAACATGAACGGCGAGAGCTCGTCCATCGGCTTCGAGTTCGGCAAGGCGCTCGGCGACAAGAAGGCGCAGCTCGAGGAGCTGATCAAGGGCCTGGGAGACAAGAGCGTCAACTTCTTTACCGGGCCCCAGAAGTTCCAGGACGGCAGCGACTTCCTCCAGCCGGGCGAGGTGGCGACGGTGCAGAAGATTTGGTACATGCCGCAGCTCCTGCAGGGAATTACGGGCACCAGCGGGACGACCAAGAAATAG